One stretch of Anolis carolinensis isolate JA03-04 chromosome 3, rAnoCar3.1.pri, whole genome shotgun sequence DNA includes these proteins:
- the sst gene encoding somatostatin codes for MLPCRLPCALALLSLALALGSGAAAPADPRLRQFLQKSLAAAAAGKQELAKYFLAELLSEPGQAENEALEPEELSRGGGAEQDEVRLELERSASLNPALEPRVRKAGCKNFFWKTFTSC; via the exons ATGCTGCCCTGCCGCCTCCCGTGCGCCCTGGCCCTGCTCTCGCTCGCCCTGGCCCTGGGCTCCGGCGCCGCCGCCCCCGCCGACCCCCGACTCCGGCAGTTCCTCCAGAAGTccctcgccgccgccgccgccgggaAACAG gaactggCCAAGTACTTCTTGGCGGAGCTGCTGTCGGAGCCCGGCCAGGCGGAGAACGAGGCCCTGGAGCCCGAAGAGCTTTCCCGCGGAGGAGGCGCCGAGCAGGACGAGGTCCGGCTGGAGCTGGAGCGGTCGGCCAGCTTGAACCCGGCCCTGGAGCCCCGGGTACGCAAAGCTGGGTGCAAGAACTTCTTCTGGAAGACCTTCACGTCCTGTTAG